A single genomic interval of Musa acuminata AAA Group cultivar baxijiao chromosome BXJ3-4, Cavendish_Baxijiao_AAA, whole genome shotgun sequence harbors:
- the LOC135582641 gene encoding type IV inositol polyphosphate 5-phosphatase 3-like isoform X1, whose translation MREAPCAHRCRSETGEARLEKLSDQIRRPRCRPPPKMRQTRKKQRERSWVELCCFGCTCLQLWPKIVLRKWLNISSRESDFSADEGDTTESEFEYEEMCGWERRLRDEEARLGGFGAEKNGNNVEGIPYRLRRRKSETLRAQYINTKELRIYVGTWNVAGRHPPADLNIKDWLDMGEPADIYVLGFQEIVPLNAGNVLGAEDSRPVQRWEHIIRETLNMIQPVKEKYKCYSDPSSPSRFKQSDDVIDDELLLESDSESDEEVRLDEQPNFQYNENQIDASEDDPKCNLASQSLFAADQCAQRENIDNQSSLYVFDRYHSSSFKNHGASSEAFISQQKKFTKTLSSSEMIGLIWPEQPLDLLSQHNRDTSKPKSLNPVKSFKACNSFNSLHGDHNDSFPTPELDLGTVVNRKKRSSFVRIISKQMVGIFLSVWVRRSLRKHIQNLKVSTAGVGVMGYIGNKGSISVSLSIYQTLFCFICSHLTSGEKDGDELRRNADVREIHRKTLFSSAPGVGVAKTIFDHERIIWLGDLNYRINMSYDRAHELIYRKEWSKLFEKDQLRLELKKGHVFDGWSEGVINFPPTYKYELNSEKYVGDDPKGGRRTPAWCDRILSYGKGMRLLDYRRVELKFSDHRPVAAIFMAEVEVFSHRKLQRALTFTDAEVEEQLVSDADNGVANCLRLGQEITE comes from the exons ATGAGGGAGGCCCCGTGTGCACATAGATGCCGGTCTGAAACAGGGGAAGCGAGATTAGAGAAGCTATCCGACCAAATCCGCCGCCCTCGCTGTCGGCCCCCGCCGAAAATGAGGCAGACGAGAAAGAAGCAAAGGGAG CGGAGTTGGGTTGAACTCTGTTGTTTCGGTTGCACCTGCCTGCAGCTCTGGCCCAAGATCGTCCTAAGGAAATGGCTCAACATCAGCTCCAGAGAATCCGATTTCAGCGCCGACGAAGGGGACACCACGGAGAGTGAGTTCGAGTATGAAG AGATGTGCGGTTGGGAGCGTCGACTGCGAGATGAGGAGGCAAGATTGGGCGGATTTGGAGCCGAGAAAAACG GTAACAACGTGGAAGGCATTCCTTACAGATTACGAAGGCGAAAATCTGAGACTCTTCGTGCACAATATATTAATACCAAAGAACTCAG GATCTATGTGGGGACATGGAATGTTGCAGGGAGACATCCACCTGCTGACTTAAATATCAAAGATTGGCTAGATATGGGGGAACCGGCTGATATATATGTGCTTGG CTTTCAGGAAATTGTTCCACTAAATGCTGGAAATGTCCTGGGTGCGGAGGACAGCCGCCCCGTTCAGAGATGGGAACATATAATTCGTGAGACACTAAACATGATTCAGCCAGTTAAAGAGAAATATAAATGTTACAGTGATCCCTCTTCACCATCAAGATTCAAGCAATCAGATGATGTCATAGATGATGAACTATTGCTTGAGTCTGATAGTGAAAGTGATGAGGAAGTTCGACTTGATGAACAGCCGAATTTTCAGTATAATGAAAATCAGATTGATGCAAGTGAAGATGATCCAAAATGTAATTTAGCATCCCAGTCCCTTTTCGCTGCAGATCAATGTGCACAACGAGAAAATATTGACAATCAATCTTCCCTGTATGTATTTGATAGATACCATAGTTCGAGCTTTAAGAATCATGGAGCAAGTTCAGAAGCCTTCATAAGTCAGCAAAAGAAGTTTACCAAAACATTAAGCAGTTCAGAAATGATTGGTCTAATTTGGCCAGAGCAGCCATTGGATCTGTTATCCCAACACAATAGGGAtacatcaaaaccaaaatcattaaACCCAGTAAAATCTTTTAAAGCATGCAATTCATTCAATTCTCTACATGGAGACCATAATGATTCATTTCCGACTCCTGAACTAGATCTGGGAACTGTCGTGAATAGAAAGAAAAGATCATCTTTTGTACGGATCATAAGCAAGCAAATGGTTGGTATTTTTCTTTCAGTCTGGGTCCGCAGAAGCCTGCGGAAGCACATACAGAACTTGAAGGTATCAACTGCTGGAGTAGGTGTCATGGGCTACATAGGCAACAAG GGATCAATATCAGTCAGCTTGTCTATATATCAGACACTTTTTTGCTTTATATGTAGTCACCTGACTTCTGGAGAAAAAGATGGTGATGAGCTTCGAAGGAATGCTGATGTGCGAGAAATTCACAGAAAAACATTATTTAGTTCAGCTCCTGGTGTTGGAGTGGCAAAAACAATCTTTGATCATGA AAGAATTATCTGGTTAGGTGATCTAAATTACCgcatcaatatgtcatatgataGAGCTCACGAACTGATTTACAGAAAGGAATGGTCTAAATTATTTGAGAAAGACCAG TTGAGACTCGAACTTAAGAAAGGGCATGTATTTGATGGATGGTCAGAGGGTGTTATAAATTTCCCTCCTACCTACAAATATGAGTTGAACTCAGAGAAGTACGTTGGGGATGATCCAAAAGGTGGAAGAAGAACTCCTGCATG GTGTGACCGCATTCTTTCATATGGTAAGGGCATGAGGCTATTAGATTACAGAAGAGTCGAGCTAAAATTTTCAGATCACCGTCCTGTTGCAGCAATATTCATGGCTGAGGTTGAGGTTTTCAGCCATAGAAAGCTTCAGCGAGCTCTCACCTTCACAGATGCAGAGGTTGAAGAACAACTAGTTTCAGATGCTGATAATGGAGTTGCGAACTGCTTGCGGCTAGGACAG GAAATAACAGAATAA
- the LOC135582641 gene encoding type IV inositol polyphosphate 5-phosphatase 3-like isoform X2 codes for MREAPCAHRCRSETGEARLEKLSDQIRRPRCRPPPKMRQTRKKQRELWPKIVLRKWLNISSRESDFSADEGDTTESEFEYEEMCGWERRLRDEEARLGGFGAEKNGNNVEGIPYRLRRRKSETLRAQYINTKELRIYVGTWNVAGRHPPADLNIKDWLDMGEPADIYVLGFQEIVPLNAGNVLGAEDSRPVQRWEHIIRETLNMIQPVKEKYKCYSDPSSPSRFKQSDDVIDDELLLESDSESDEEVRLDEQPNFQYNENQIDASEDDPKCNLASQSLFAADQCAQRENIDNQSSLYVFDRYHSSSFKNHGASSEAFISQQKKFTKTLSSSEMIGLIWPEQPLDLLSQHNRDTSKPKSLNPVKSFKACNSFNSLHGDHNDSFPTPELDLGTVVNRKKRSSFVRIISKQMVGIFLSVWVRRSLRKHIQNLKVSTAGVGVMGYIGNKGSISVSLSIYQTLFCFICSHLTSGEKDGDELRRNADVREIHRKTLFSSAPGVGVAKTIFDHERIIWLGDLNYRINMSYDRAHELIYRKEWSKLFEKDQLRLELKKGHVFDGWSEGVINFPPTYKYELNSEKYVGDDPKGGRRTPAWCDRILSYGKGMRLLDYRRVELKFSDHRPVAAIFMAEVEVFSHRKLQRALTFTDAEVEEQLVSDADNGVANCLRLGQEITE; via the exons ATGAGGGAGGCCCCGTGTGCACATAGATGCCGGTCTGAAACAGGGGAAGCGAGATTAGAGAAGCTATCCGACCAAATCCGCCGCCCTCGCTGTCGGCCCCCGCCGAAAATGAGGCAGACGAGAAAGAAGCAAAGGGAG CTCTGGCCCAAGATCGTCCTAAGGAAATGGCTCAACATCAGCTCCAGAGAATCCGATTTCAGCGCCGACGAAGGGGACACCACGGAGAGTGAGTTCGAGTATGAAG AGATGTGCGGTTGGGAGCGTCGACTGCGAGATGAGGAGGCAAGATTGGGCGGATTTGGAGCCGAGAAAAACG GTAACAACGTGGAAGGCATTCCTTACAGATTACGAAGGCGAAAATCTGAGACTCTTCGTGCACAATATATTAATACCAAAGAACTCAG GATCTATGTGGGGACATGGAATGTTGCAGGGAGACATCCACCTGCTGACTTAAATATCAAAGATTGGCTAGATATGGGGGAACCGGCTGATATATATGTGCTTGG CTTTCAGGAAATTGTTCCACTAAATGCTGGAAATGTCCTGGGTGCGGAGGACAGCCGCCCCGTTCAGAGATGGGAACATATAATTCGTGAGACACTAAACATGATTCAGCCAGTTAAAGAGAAATATAAATGTTACAGTGATCCCTCTTCACCATCAAGATTCAAGCAATCAGATGATGTCATAGATGATGAACTATTGCTTGAGTCTGATAGTGAAAGTGATGAGGAAGTTCGACTTGATGAACAGCCGAATTTTCAGTATAATGAAAATCAGATTGATGCAAGTGAAGATGATCCAAAATGTAATTTAGCATCCCAGTCCCTTTTCGCTGCAGATCAATGTGCACAACGAGAAAATATTGACAATCAATCTTCCCTGTATGTATTTGATAGATACCATAGTTCGAGCTTTAAGAATCATGGAGCAAGTTCAGAAGCCTTCATAAGTCAGCAAAAGAAGTTTACCAAAACATTAAGCAGTTCAGAAATGATTGGTCTAATTTGGCCAGAGCAGCCATTGGATCTGTTATCCCAACACAATAGGGAtacatcaaaaccaaaatcattaaACCCAGTAAAATCTTTTAAAGCATGCAATTCATTCAATTCTCTACATGGAGACCATAATGATTCATTTCCGACTCCTGAACTAGATCTGGGAACTGTCGTGAATAGAAAGAAAAGATCATCTTTTGTACGGATCATAAGCAAGCAAATGGTTGGTATTTTTCTTTCAGTCTGGGTCCGCAGAAGCCTGCGGAAGCACATACAGAACTTGAAGGTATCAACTGCTGGAGTAGGTGTCATGGGCTACATAGGCAACAAG GGATCAATATCAGTCAGCTTGTCTATATATCAGACACTTTTTTGCTTTATATGTAGTCACCTGACTTCTGGAGAAAAAGATGGTGATGAGCTTCGAAGGAATGCTGATGTGCGAGAAATTCACAGAAAAACATTATTTAGTTCAGCTCCTGGTGTTGGAGTGGCAAAAACAATCTTTGATCATGA AAGAATTATCTGGTTAGGTGATCTAAATTACCgcatcaatatgtcatatgataGAGCTCACGAACTGATTTACAGAAAGGAATGGTCTAAATTATTTGAGAAAGACCAG TTGAGACTCGAACTTAAGAAAGGGCATGTATTTGATGGATGGTCAGAGGGTGTTATAAATTTCCCTCCTACCTACAAATATGAGTTGAACTCAGAGAAGTACGTTGGGGATGATCCAAAAGGTGGAAGAAGAACTCCTGCATG GTGTGACCGCATTCTTTCATATGGTAAGGGCATGAGGCTATTAGATTACAGAAGAGTCGAGCTAAAATTTTCAGATCACCGTCCTGTTGCAGCAATATTCATGGCTGAGGTTGAGGTTTTCAGCCATAGAAAGCTTCAGCGAGCTCTCACCTTCACAGATGCAGAGGTTGAAGAACAACTAGTTTCAGATGCTGATAATGGAGTTGCGAACTGCTTGCGGCTAGGACAG GAAATAACAGAATAA
- the LOC135582641 gene encoding type IV inositol polyphosphate 5-phosphatase 3-like isoform X3, protein MCGWERRLRDEEARLGGFGAEKNGNNVEGIPYRLRRRKSETLRAQYINTKELRIYVGTWNVAGRHPPADLNIKDWLDMGEPADIYVLGFQEIVPLNAGNVLGAEDSRPVQRWEHIIRETLNMIQPVKEKYKCYSDPSSPSRFKQSDDVIDDELLLESDSESDEEVRLDEQPNFQYNENQIDASEDDPKCNLASQSLFAADQCAQRENIDNQSSLYVFDRYHSSSFKNHGASSEAFISQQKKFTKTLSSSEMIGLIWPEQPLDLLSQHNRDTSKPKSLNPVKSFKACNSFNSLHGDHNDSFPTPELDLGTVVNRKKRSSFVRIISKQMVGIFLSVWVRRSLRKHIQNLKVSTAGVGVMGYIGNKGSISVSLSIYQTLFCFICSHLTSGEKDGDELRRNADVREIHRKTLFSSAPGVGVAKTIFDHERIIWLGDLNYRINMSYDRAHELIYRKEWSKLFEKDQLRLELKKGHVFDGWSEGVINFPPTYKYELNSEKYVGDDPKGGRRTPAWCDRILSYGKGMRLLDYRRVELKFSDHRPVAAIFMAEVEVFSHRKLQRALTFTDAEVEEQLVSDADNGVANCLRLGQEITE, encoded by the exons ATGTGCGGTTGGGAGCGTCGACTGCGAGATGAGGAGGCAAGATTGGGCGGATTTGGAGCCGAGAAAAACG GTAACAACGTGGAAGGCATTCCTTACAGATTACGAAGGCGAAAATCTGAGACTCTTCGTGCACAATATATTAATACCAAAGAACTCAG GATCTATGTGGGGACATGGAATGTTGCAGGGAGACATCCACCTGCTGACTTAAATATCAAAGATTGGCTAGATATGGGGGAACCGGCTGATATATATGTGCTTGG CTTTCAGGAAATTGTTCCACTAAATGCTGGAAATGTCCTGGGTGCGGAGGACAGCCGCCCCGTTCAGAGATGGGAACATATAATTCGTGAGACACTAAACATGATTCAGCCAGTTAAAGAGAAATATAAATGTTACAGTGATCCCTCTTCACCATCAAGATTCAAGCAATCAGATGATGTCATAGATGATGAACTATTGCTTGAGTCTGATAGTGAAAGTGATGAGGAAGTTCGACTTGATGAACAGCCGAATTTTCAGTATAATGAAAATCAGATTGATGCAAGTGAAGATGATCCAAAATGTAATTTAGCATCCCAGTCCCTTTTCGCTGCAGATCAATGTGCACAACGAGAAAATATTGACAATCAATCTTCCCTGTATGTATTTGATAGATACCATAGTTCGAGCTTTAAGAATCATGGAGCAAGTTCAGAAGCCTTCATAAGTCAGCAAAAGAAGTTTACCAAAACATTAAGCAGTTCAGAAATGATTGGTCTAATTTGGCCAGAGCAGCCATTGGATCTGTTATCCCAACACAATAGGGAtacatcaaaaccaaaatcattaaACCCAGTAAAATCTTTTAAAGCATGCAATTCATTCAATTCTCTACATGGAGACCATAATGATTCATTTCCGACTCCTGAACTAGATCTGGGAACTGTCGTGAATAGAAAGAAAAGATCATCTTTTGTACGGATCATAAGCAAGCAAATGGTTGGTATTTTTCTTTCAGTCTGGGTCCGCAGAAGCCTGCGGAAGCACATACAGAACTTGAAGGTATCAACTGCTGGAGTAGGTGTCATGGGCTACATAGGCAACAAG GGATCAATATCAGTCAGCTTGTCTATATATCAGACACTTTTTTGCTTTATATGTAGTCACCTGACTTCTGGAGAAAAAGATGGTGATGAGCTTCGAAGGAATGCTGATGTGCGAGAAATTCACAGAAAAACATTATTTAGTTCAGCTCCTGGTGTTGGAGTGGCAAAAACAATCTTTGATCATGA AAGAATTATCTGGTTAGGTGATCTAAATTACCgcatcaatatgtcatatgataGAGCTCACGAACTGATTTACAGAAAGGAATGGTCTAAATTATTTGAGAAAGACCAG TTGAGACTCGAACTTAAGAAAGGGCATGTATTTGATGGATGGTCAGAGGGTGTTATAAATTTCCCTCCTACCTACAAATATGAGTTGAACTCAGAGAAGTACGTTGGGGATGATCCAAAAGGTGGAAGAAGAACTCCTGCATG GTGTGACCGCATTCTTTCATATGGTAAGGGCATGAGGCTATTAGATTACAGAAGAGTCGAGCTAAAATTTTCAGATCACCGTCCTGTTGCAGCAATATTCATGGCTGAGGTTGAGGTTTTCAGCCATAGAAAGCTTCAGCGAGCTCTCACCTTCACAGATGCAGAGGTTGAAGAACAACTAGTTTCAGATGCTGATAATGGAGTTGCGAACTGCTTGCGGCTAGGACAG GAAATAACAGAATAA